The proteins below come from a single Campylobacter sp. CCUG 57310 genomic window:
- the tmk gene encoding dTMP kinase: MYILFEGVDGVGKSTQIKKVAKFYENAVITYEPGGTELGKKLREILLGKNSLSKEAEILLFLADRAEHFDKVISKNKDKIILSDRGFISGMAYAMANENRAVKACDESYMKKLLEFNKFALQGNLPDKIVFFEADLELLNSRVFSRGLDHIESRGAEYLLKVQECMKRVLNSLDIKFLAINASDEMGKITNLIKEFIDD, encoded by the coding sequence AGATAAAAAAAGTGGCAAAATTTTATGAAAACGCCGTTATCACTTATGAGCCGGGCGGAACAGAGCTTGGTAAAAAACTAAGAGAAATTCTGCTTGGCAAAAACTCACTTAGCAAAGAGGCTGAAATTTTGCTGTTTTTAGCCGATCGTGCCGAGCATTTTGATAAGGTTATAAGCAAGAATAAGGATAAGATAATTCTAAGCGACAGAGGATTTATCTCAGGCATGGCTTATGCGATGGCAAACGAAAACCGAGCCGTCAAGGCGTGTGATGAAAGCTATATGAAAAAGCTTCTTGAATTTAACAAATTCGCCCTGCAAGGAAATCTGCCCGATAAGATAGTGTTTTTTGAAGCAGATTTAGAGCTTTTAAATTCTCGAGTTTTTTCTCGCGGGCTTGATCATATAGAAAGTCGCGGAGCGGAATATCTGCTAAAGGTTCAAGAGTGCATGAAGCGCGTTTTAAACTCACTTGATATAAAATTTCTAGCCATAAATGCAAGCGACGAAATGGGCAAAATAACAAATTTGATAAAGGAATTTATAGATGATTAG
- the hisS gene encoding histidine--tRNA ligase, which produces MISALRGMKDHLPPSGQTYEYVIKICEEVAKNYGYEFVLTPHLEQTALFRRSVGESSDIVGKEMYQFIDKGENDVCLRPEGTAGVVRAFIEAKFDKAGGVRRYFYHGSMFRYERPQKGRLREFHQFGCECFNEPSVYEDASIILMIDEIFARLNIKTALKINSLGDSECMPAYREKLVKFLDEHEAEICEDCKRRKLTNPIRVLDCKEQKCQTIYKNAPLIIDNLNDECKEDFKKLQEILTTNGVKFEVDPRLVRGLDYYCKTAFEFISNEIGSQSAVAGGGRYDKLVEYLGGKSSYGVGFAMGVERIMEILSSRENSSYREGIYICALDKEGLDIIHQAGINLRKKYKTNISYEAKNLQKHLKNADNLNAEIFLCMGENELKEGKIWYKNLKNKVEKTINLNELEGVLSE; this is translated from the coding sequence ATGATTAGCGCATTAAGGGGCATGAAAGATCACCTGCCGCCAAGCGGGCAAACTTACGAATACGTTATCAAAATTTGCGAAGAGGTAGCTAAAAACTACGGGTATGAATTTGTATTAACGCCGCACCTTGAGCAAACCGCGCTTTTTAGAAGAAGTGTCGGAGAAAGTAGCGATATCGTAGGAAAAGAGATGTATCAGTTTATCGATAAAGGCGAAAATGACGTCTGTTTGCGACCCGAAGGAACTGCCGGAGTCGTGCGGGCTTTTATCGAAGCGAAATTCGATAAGGCGGGAGGTGTGAGAAGATACTTTTATCATGGCTCAATGTTTCGTTACGAGCGCCCGCAAAAGGGACGCTTAAGAGAGTTTCATCAGTTTGGCTGTGAGTGCTTTAACGAGCCAAGCGTCTATGAGGATGCGAGCATCATTTTGATGATAGATGAAATTTTTGCCAGACTAAACATAAAAACCGCTCTTAAGATAAATTCGCTAGGAGATAGCGAGTGTATGCCGGCTTACCGCGAAAAGCTGGTTAAATTTTTAGATGAGCATGAAGCTGAAATTTGCGAAGATTGTAAAAGACGCAAACTTACAAATCCTATACGCGTGCTTGATTGCAAAGAGCAAAAATGCCAAACAATCTACAAAAACGCACCTTTAATCATAGATAATTTAAACGATGAATGCAAAGAGGACTTTAAAAAGCTACAAGAAATTTTAACTACAAACGGAGTTAAATTCGAAGTAGATCCAAGGCTTGTGCGGGGGCTTGACTACTACTGCAAGACGGCTTTTGAGTTTATCAGCAACGAGATAGGAAGCCAAAGCGCGGTTGCAGGGGGCGGCAGATACGATAAGCTGGTTGAGTATCTTGGCGGCAAATCAAGCTACGGAGTCGGCTTTGCCATGGGAGTTGAGCGCATAATGGAAATTTTAAGCTCAAGAGAAAATAGCAGCTATAGAGAGGGAATTTACATCTGCGCGCTTGATAAAGAAGGTCTTGATATCATCCATCAAGCTGGTATAAATTTAAGGAAAAAATATAAGACAAACATATCTTATGAGGCTAAAAATTTACAAAAACATCTTAAAAACGCAGACAATCTAAATGCCGAAATTTTTCTTTGCATGGGCGAAAACGAGCTTAAAGAGGGTAAAATTTGGTATAAAAATCTAAAAAATAAAGTTGAAAAGACAATAAATTTAAATGAGCTTGAAGGAGTGCTAAGTGAATAA
- the speA gene encoding biosynthetic arginine decarboxylase, translated as MNNYGLNLWGDSNFIIENGKVCINNGSKPAIIDIVKDIRSEGYRGPLLLRFPHLIKKQIQQIYSNFKSAIKEFDYKGDFNAVYPLKVNQYPGFVKNLVKHGKSYGYGLEAGSKAELLLVMAYNNENAPITVNGFKDKEMINIGFIAAEMGHNITLTIEGLNELEAIIATAKERFAPKPNIGLRIRLHSSGSGIWAKSGGINSKFGLTATELIEAVNLLKEANLLDCFNMIHFHIGSQITEIHPLKKALIEAGNIYAELRKMGAKNLKAINLGGGLAIEYSQFKENSSRNYTLSEYANDVVYLLKTIANQKKELEPDIFIESGRFVAASHAVLVAPVLELFSQDYTEEKLALKKKNPQLITELVDLLNTIKPSNAMEYLHDSMDHMESILTLFDLGYVDLVDRSNAEILTHLIIKKAVKMLGTKQNNPELLKLQEEVQERYLINFSLFQSLPDFWGLKQNFPVMPLDRLDIRPTRSASLWDITCDSDGEIGFDDEFNPLFLHDIDVEKEEYFLGFFMVGAYQEVLGMKHNLFTHPTEATIDIDENGYKVAHLLESQSILDIMEDLDYDIYEIQDTLNERIEKSKLVNETQKKQILGEMYLFLNDNGYLKTIS; from the coding sequence GTGAATAACTACGGTTTAAATTTATGGGGTGATTCAAATTTTATCATCGAAAACGGCAAGGTATGCATAAATAACGGCTCAAAGCCCGCTATCATAGATATTGTAAAAGATATTAGAAGCGAAGGCTATAGAGGACCATTGCTACTTCGCTTCCCGCATCTAATCAAAAAACAAATTCAGCAAATTTATTCAAATTTCAAATCGGCGATTAAAGAATTTGACTACAAAGGCGACTTTAACGCCGTCTATCCGCTTAAAGTAAATCAATACCCTGGCTTTGTAAAAAACCTGGTTAAGCACGGCAAAAGCTATGGATACGGGCTTGAAGCTGGCTCTAAAGCGGAACTTTTACTTGTAATGGCTTACAATAACGAAAACGCTCCGATAACGGTAAACGGCTTTAAAGATAAAGAGATGATAAATATCGGCTTTATCGCTGCTGAAATGGGTCATAATATCACTCTTACGATAGAGGGGCTAAACGAGCTTGAAGCTATCATAGCTACGGCAAAAGAGCGCTTTGCGCCAAAGCCAAACATCGGACTTCGTATCAGGCTTCATAGCTCGGGTTCGGGAATTTGGGCAAAGAGCGGCGGCATAAATTCTAAATTCGGACTAACCGCAACCGAGCTGATTGAAGCCGTAAATTTGCTAAAAGAGGCGAATTTGCTTGATTGCTTTAACATGATTCACTTTCATATCGGCTCTCAGATAACCGAAATCCATCCGCTTAAAAAGGCGCTAATAGAAGCGGGCAATATATACGCAGAACTACGAAAAATGGGAGCAAAAAACCTTAAAGCGATAAATTTAGGCGGCGGTCTAGCGATAGAATACTCGCAGTTTAAGGAAAACTCAAGCCGCAACTATACCCTAAGCGAATACGCAAACGACGTCGTTTATCTGCTTAAAACCATAGCCAATCAAAAAAAGGAGCTTGAGCCTGATATCTTTATAGAAAGCGGTCGCTTCGTAGCTGCCTCTCATGCAGTGCTTGTTGCGCCCGTGCTTGAGCTCTTTAGCCAAGACTATACCGAGGAAAAACTAGCACTTAAAAAGAAAAATCCTCAGCTCATAACCGAGCTGGTTGATCTGCTAAACACCATAAAACCGTCAAATGCGATGGAGTATCTGCACGATAGCATGGATCATATGGAGAGTATCCTTACGCTGTTTGACCTAGGATATGTTGATCTGGTTGACCGCTCAAACGCTGAAATTTTAACTCATCTTATCATTAAAAAAGCAGTTAAAATGCTTGGAACTAAGCAAAATAATCCCGAGCTTTTAAAACTTCAAGAAGAGGTTCAAGAAAGATACCTCATAAATTTCTCGCTCTTTCAGTCGCTGCCTGATTTTTGGGGGCTTAAGCAAAATTTCCCCGTCATGCCGCTTGATAGGCTTGATATTCGCCCTACCCGCTCGGCTTCGCTTTGGGATATCACTTGCGATAGTGACGGCGAGATAGGCTTTGACGATGAATTTAACCCGCTGTTTTTACACGATATCGACGTGGAAAAAGAGGAGTATTTCTTGGGATTTTTCATGGTAGGAGCATATCAAGAAGTGCTTGGAATGAAGCACAATCTCTTCACTCATCCTACCGAAGCGACGATAGATATAGATGAAAACGGCTATAAAGTGGCTCACCTACTTGAAAGCCAATCGATCCTTGATATCATGGAAGATCTTGACTACGATATATACGAAATTCAAGACACCTTAAACGAACGAATCGAGAAATCAAAACTAGTAAATGAGACTCAAAAAAAGCAAATTTTAGGCGAGATGTATCTCTTTTTAAACGATAACGGTTATCTAAAAACCATATCTTAA
- a CDS encoding pyridoxal phosphate-dependent aminotransferase: MLSNRVQVLSESLTIAISSLAKEMKAKGEDVVSFSAGEPDFDTPKAIKDAVVKALDKGCGKYTAVPGSPDVLKAIASKLERENGLKYETSRIITNVGAKHSLFNIFQALIDDGDEVIIPSPYWVSYPEMVKFSGGVPVYIDTCEKSGFKITPEQLKTAITPKSKILVLNSPCNPTGAIYSSKELLALGEVLKDTKILIASDEIYEKLSYDTPFTAVASVSEDMFKRTITINGLSKCGAMPGWRFGYMASVIPELIAAVKRLQSQSTSNISSIVQEGAIAGLSGQADEDMTMMRAEFIKRRDKACEMINSINELSVLKPEGAFYLFVNCSKVEPDSMKFCRRLLEEAKVACVPGVGFGMDGYFRLSFATSMENIIKGIDRIAEFVKDY; encoded by the coding sequence ATGCTGTCAAATAGAGTTCAAGTATTAAGCGAATCGCTTACCATAGCTATCAGCTCACTTGCTAAAGAGATGAAAGCAAAAGGCGAAGATGTCGTGAGTTTTTCGGCGGGCGAGCCGGACTTTGACACTCCAAAAGCTATAAAAGACGCAGTTGTAAAAGCCCTTGATAAGGGATGTGGCAAATACACTGCGGTTCCGGGCTCTCCTGATGTCTTAAAAGCTATCGCTTCAAAGCTGGAGCGTGAAAACGGGCTAAAATACGAGACAAGCCGGATCATAACAAACGTAGGCGCCAAGCACTCGCTTTTTAACATCTTTCAAGCGCTGATCGATGACGGCGACGAGGTTATAATCCCAAGCCCTTACTGGGTAAGCTATCCCGAGATGGTGAAATTTAGCGGCGGTGTGCCTGTTTATATAGATACTTGCGAAAAGAGCGGATTTAAGATAACGCCTGAGCAACTAAAAACGGCAATCACGCCAAAGAGCAAAATTTTAGTATTAAATAGCCCTTGCAATCCGACAGGTGCGATATATAGCAGCAAAGAGCTGCTTGCTCTTGGCGAAGTTTTAAAAGATACCAAAATTCTCATAGCAAGCGATGAAATTTACGAAAAACTTAGCTACGACACTCCTTTTACTGCGGTTGCAAGCGTGAGTGAAGATATGTTTAAGCGCACCATCACCATAAACGGACTGAGCAAATGCGGAGCGATGCCAGGCTGGAGATTTGGCTATATGGCAAGCGTGATACCTGAGCTAATCGCTGCGGTTAAGAGGCTTCAAAGCCAAAGCACAAGCAACATAAGCTCGATCGTCCAAGAAGGAGCGATAGCCGGACTTTCGGGACAAGCCGATGAAGATATGACTATGATGAGAGCGGAATTTATCAAGCGCAGAGATAAGGCGTGCGAGATGATAAACTCCATAAACGAACTTAGCGTGCTTAAACCTGAAGGCGCGTTTTATCTCTTTGTAAACTGCTCTAAGGTCGAGCCTGACTCGATGAAATTTTGCCGCCGCTTACTTGAAGAGGCGAAAGTAGCTTGCGTACCGGGAGTCGGATTTGGTATGGACGGATACTTTAGACTAAGCTTTGCTACAAGTATGGAAAATATCATAAAAGGCATAGATCGCATAGCCGAATTTGTGAAAGACTACTAA
- a CDS encoding autotransporter outer membrane beta-barrel domain-containing protein, with protein sequence MKSIMKQSLTLSIVALSSLYAVDVTIDNSTTSPNYSSYLHGNHFYIGQSGNTLTWKGTPNDFNTPRLYVFIYGGYGDGEVYSNTLNFGNNSGYEVVIIYGGRSKNNIARGNTLNMTGGKISANAYGGYGDKGAIENELKISGGQIGNNSDPLIYGGFAKDGEARNNKVTIENGANIILGALVAGGEVENQGNASENTVTINGGTFGAEVTITGGISGNSNASKNTVTINGGTFGENISIIGGRSSNGSAINNTVNLNANNLNLKRIFGGILPNGNGNAFTGNTLNIRGKNITADEIANFEFINFYIPIGFNVIADKMLNVNMVLDLTKSKIGVGMMQGGVLNNGDKITLIEAQKDMIYPDNMTNQKGQLQAGISALYDFTLSKDTSNKKLLAIVKKNNQGNQGNQGNQGNQGNQGNQGNQGNQGNQGNQGNQGNQGNQGNGGGATLLPYPKNVVETTIGELGMLSSSSDMISSMTLQTDSNGAFGSTSASNTRLKSGSHVDLKSFNAAVGLAKEFEGNSVGMFVEFGGGKYDSFNDFDKIDVRGNGKFKYIGLGIATKFSLANSFYLSSSFKAGKIKSDYESDIPAVTTAKYEAKRSYYGMHLGLGKTIDISDISNIDIYSKALFNKLGEKEIEVDIVGDRILLKPAKSLSAKIGARYNHTINERFDLYTGASYEREFKGEAKGYNLTHNVDIDSPSIKGSTYNAEIGAKLNSTNNLTLDFNLQGMTGKKRGINGGIGVQWRF encoded by the coding sequence ATGAAATCTATCATGAAACAAAGCTTAACCCTTTCTATTGTCGCATTAAGTTCACTTTATGCAGTAGATGTTACTATAGACAACTCTACTACTAGTCCTAACTATAGTTCATATCTACACGGAAACCATTTTTATATAGGACAAAGCGGTAATACTCTTACATGGAAAGGCACTCCTAACGACTTCAATACTCCACGTTTATATGTGTTTATTTATGGCGGATATGGAGACGGTGAGGTATATAGTAATACTTTAAATTTTGGCAATAATTCCGGATATGAAGTAGTAATTATATATGGAGGACGTTCAAAAAATAATATTGCCAGAGGTAATACCTTAAATATGACAGGAGGAAAGATTTCTGCAAATGCTTACGGAGGCTATGGAGATAAGGGGGCTATAGAAAACGAGCTGAAAATATCAGGTGGACAAATTGGTAATAATAGCGATCCTTTGATTTATGGAGGATTTGCTAAAGATGGAGAAGCTAGAAATAATAAAGTAACCATAGAAAATGGAGCCAATATAATCCTAGGAGCTCTGGTAGCGGGCGGTGAAGTTGAAAATCAAGGCAACGCCTCTGAAAACACCGTAACAATAAACGGAGGGACATTTGGAGCAGAAGTAACTATAACAGGAGGGATTTCTGGAAATAGCAATGCCTCTAAAAACACCGTAACTATAAACGGAGGAACATTTGGAGAAAATATATCTATAATAGGTGGACGCTCTAGCAATGGTAGTGCTATAAACAATACAGTAAATTTAAATGCAAATAACCTTAACCTTAAAAGAATTTTTGGTGGTATTTTACCAAACGGAAATGGCAATGCTTTTACCGGAAACACTCTAAACATAAGAGGAAAGAATATTACAGCAGACGAAATTGCAAACTTTGAATTTATAAATTTCTATATACCTATAGGATTTAATGTTATAGCAGACAAGATGTTAAATGTTAATATGGTATTAGATTTGACTAAGTCTAAAATAGGTGTAGGTATGATGCAGGGAGGAGTATTGAATAACGGTGATAAGATAACGCTTATAGAGGCACAGAAAGATATGATATATCCGGACAATATGACCAATCAAAAAGGGCAACTCCAAGCAGGAATTTCAGCTCTTTACGACTTTACTCTTAGCAAAGACACGTCAAACAAAAAACTACTTGCTATAGTTAAAAAAAATAACCAAGGAAATCAAGGTAACCAAGGAAATCAAGGTAACCAAGGAAATCAAGGAAATCAAGGTAACCAAGGAAATCAAGGTAACCAAGGAAATCAAGGTAACCAAGGAAATCAAGGTAACCAAGGAAATGGTGGTGGCGCAACACTTCTTCCCTACCCTAAAAACGTAGTAGAAACCACTATAGGAGAGCTAGGTATGCTATCTTCAAGTTCTGATATGATATCTTCCATGACTCTTCAAACAGATTCAAACGGAGCATTCGGCTCTACAAGCGCATCAAACACTAGACTTAAGTCAGGCTCGCACGTAGATCTAAAAAGCTTTAACGCGGCAGTCGGTCTTGCTAAAGAATTTGAAGGAAACAGTGTAGGAATGTTTGTAGAGTTTGGTGGAGGTAAGTATGATAGCTTTAATGACTTTGACAAGATAGATGTAAGAGGTAACGGTAAGTTTAAATATATAGGTCTTGGTATAGCTACTAAGTTTAGTCTTGCTAATAGCTTTTATCTAAGCTCAAGCTTTAAAGCAGGCAAGATAAAAAGTGATTACGAAAGTGATATACCTGCTGTAACTACTGCTAAATATGAAGCTAAAAGAAGCTACTATGGAATGCATTTAGGCTTAGGCAAGACGATAGATATAAGTGATATATCAAATATAGATATATACTCTAAAGCACTCTTTAATAAGCTAGGAGAAAAAGAGATAGAGGTAGATATAGTAGGAGATAGAATTCTTTTAAAACCTGCTAAATCCTTATCGGCTAAGATAGGAGCTAGATACAACCATACTATAAACGAAAGATTTGATCTTTATACAGGTGCTAGCTATGAAAGAGAGTTTAAAGGTGAAGCTAAAGGATATAACCTAACTCATAATGTAGATATAGATAGTCCAAGTATCAAAGGAAGCACTTATAATGCAGAGATAGGTGCTAAGCTAAACAGTACAAATAACCTAACGCTAGACTTTAACCTACAAGGCATGACAGGTAAAAAAAGAGGTATTAATGGCGGTATTGGGGTGCAGTGGAGGTTTTGA
- the lpxD gene encoding UDP-3-O-(3-hydroxymyristoyl)glucosamine N-acyltransferase: MKLSEIYKILEIEFKGNDFEVTALNSLANAKSSELSYCDGEKNAKFISNSKAAAILISENLKEFVPSDTRAIIVENAHLAFAILSKFFAKELFASSPKETQISPSAKVMQNVYIGSGVTVGEGSVLMPGVFLGDNVKIGKNCILHPNVVVYNDCVIGDECHINANAVIGSDGYGYAHTKTGEHIKIYHNGNVILEDFVEIGACTTIDRGVFEPTIIKRHTKIDNLVQIGHNCELGQGCLIVAQTGLAGSTKLGRNVVMGGQSGTAGHLKVGDFAQIAARGGVGKNIEGGKKYAGAYPIMELGEFFKLQAKILRFFKKN, translated from the coding sequence ATGAAACTAAGTGAAATTTATAAGATTTTAGAGATTGAATTTAAAGGTAATGATTTTGAGGTAACTGCACTAAATTCGCTTGCTAATGCAAAAAGTAGCGAATTAAGCTATTGCGACGGCGAAAAAAACGCCAAATTTATTTCAAATTCTAAGGCAGCAGCTATACTGATAAGCGAAAATTTAAAGGAATTTGTGCCTAGCGATACGCGTGCTATAATCGTTGAAAACGCGCATTTAGCATTTGCGATTTTAAGCAAATTTTTTGCAAAAGAGCTTTTTGCAAGCTCTCCAAAAGAGACTCAAATTTCACCCAGTGCCAAAGTAATGCAAAACGTTTATATAGGCTCAGGCGTAACGGTGGGCGAGGGCAGTGTGCTAATGCCGGGAGTATTTTTGGGTGATAATGTAAAGATTGGCAAAAACTGCATCTTGCATCCAAATGTAGTCGTATATAACGACTGCGTAATCGGCGATGAGTGTCATATAAACGCAAATGCCGTTATCGGCTCTGACGGCTACGGATACGCACACACCAAAACGGGCGAGCATATCAAAATTTATCACAACGGAAACGTGATTTTAGAAGACTTTGTCGAGATCGGAGCATGCACTACTATAGATCGCGGAGTGTTTGAGCCGACCATCATCAAGCGTCACACTAAGATAGATAACCTTGTGCAGATAGGCCATAACTGCGAGCTGGGGCAGGGCTGCTTAATAGTAGCTCAAACAGGACTTGCAGGCTCAACTAAGCTTGGTAGAAACGTCGTGATGGGCGGGCAAAGCGGCACGGCAGGGCATCTTAAAGTTGGGGATTTTGCTCAGATTGCAGCACGTGGAGGAGTCGGCAAGAATATCGAAGGCGGCAAGAAATACGCAGGAGCTTATCCGATAATGGAGCTTGGCGAGTTTTTCAAACTTCAGGCTAAAATTTTAAGATTTTTTAAGAAAAATTAG
- the ilvN gene encoding acetolactate synthase small subunit translates to MRRVISVIVLNEHGVLSRISGLFAGRGYNIDTLTVAPIPETNLSRLSIVTVGDERVLEQIVKQLHKLIPTYKVIETGEFVEKEMALVKIPLSENFGGLDAILKAYNGIVANTNENFIVVMVADDTIRVNNFLKAIKKYNPADIVRGGSVLMDM, encoded by the coding sequence ATAAGAAGAGTAATTTCAGTCATCGTTCTTAACGAACACGGAGTGCTTTCGCGTATCTCAGGGCTTTTTGCAGGGCGTGGGTACAATATCGATACTCTTACGGTCGCTCCGATACCGGAGACAAATTTATCTCGCCTTAGTATCGTAACAGTAGGCGATGAAAGAGTGCTAGAGCAGATCGTAAAGCAGCTACATAAGCTAATACCGACATATAAAGTAATAGAAACGGGCGAATTTGTCGAAAAAGAGATGGCGCTCGTAAAAATTCCGCTAAGTGAAAATTTCGGCGGACTTGACGCGATACTTAAGGCATATAACGGAATAGTTGCGAACACAAATGAAAATTTTATCGTTGTTATGGTGGCTGACGATACGATTAGGGTTAATAATTTTTTAAAAGCTATCAAAAAATACAATCCTGCCGATATCGTTCGCGGCGGGTCGGTTTTAATGGATATGTGA
- a CDS encoding acetolactate synthase large subunit, whose amino-acid sequence MKELNGSQMISEALYKEGVDIVFGYPGGAALNIYDETYKQRYFKHILVRHEQAAVHAADGYARASGKVGVAFVTSGPGFTNAVTGLATAYSDSIPIVLISGQVASSLIGTDAFQEIDAVGISRPCVKHNYLVNSIEELPRILKEAFYIARSGRPGPVHIDIPKDITAAMGNFDYPEEIKMLTYKPTYKGNAKQIKKAAEAISAAKRPLLYLGGGVVASGASELVRKFAKKTGIPAIETLMGLGILSHDDENLLAMAGMHGSYAANMALSEADLLIALGARFDDRITGKLSEFARYAKIIHVDIDPSSISKIVNAHFPIVGDLKSVLEELIQRVEVNPENIKDWKDILSRYDKLNPLAYSDSDEVLKPQWVIEETAKIAGDDTIISTDVGQHQMWTAQFYPFSRPRQLITSGGLGTMGYGLPAAMGAKCADPSKTVINFTGDGSILMNIQELITAAENGIAVINIILNNNFLGMVRQWQTFFYEKRYSSTDLSVQPDFVKIVEGFGGVGFVCKTKDEFRNALKEAIKLGKVAMLDVRVDRFEDVLPMVPAGAAIYNMILKSKE is encoded by the coding sequence ATGAAAGAGTTAAATGGCTCGCAGATGATTAGCGAAGCGCTATATAAAGAGGGTGTTGATATAGTTTTTGGATACCCGGGCGGTGCGGCTCTTAATATCTACGATGAGACTTATAAGCAAAGATACTTTAAGCATATTTTAGTTCGCCACGAGCAAGCCGCCGTCCATGCCGCAGATGGATACGCAAGAGCAAGCGGAAAAGTCGGAGTAGCTTTCGTTACCAGCGGTCCGGGATTTACAAATGCCGTTACAGGCCTTGCTACGGCGTATTCTGATAGTATTCCTATAGTGCTTATAAGCGGGCAGGTTGCAAGCTCTCTTATCGGTACGGACGCCTTTCAGGAGATTGATGCGGTAGGAATTTCTCGCCCCTGTGTGAAGCATAACTATTTGGTAAACAGCATTGAGGAGCTTCCAAGAATTTTAAAAGAGGCATTTTACATCGCTCGCTCAGGTCGTCCGGGCCCCGTTCATATCGATATACCAAAAGATATAACCGCGGCAATGGGAAATTTTGATTATCCCGAGGAGATAAAGATGCTTACTTATAAGCCTACTTATAAGGGCAATGCAAAGCAGATTAAAAAGGCTGCCGAAGCCATATCCGCGGCAAAAAGACCGCTTCTTTATCTTGGAGGAGGGGTTGTAGCTTCTGGTGCCAGCGAGCTTGTAAGAAAATTTGCTAAAAAGACCGGAATTCCTGCTATAGAGACTCTAATGGGGCTTGGAATTTTATCTCATGATGATGAAAATTTGCTTGCGATGGCGGGTATGCACGGAAGTTATGCCGCAAATATGGCTTTAAGTGAAGCCGATTTGCTTATCGCGCTTGGAGCTAGGTTTGATGATCGTATCACCGGTAAGTTAAGCGAATTTGCAAGATACGCGAAAATCATTCACGTAGATATCGATCCAAGCTCTATATCAAAGATAGTAAATGCCCATTTTCCGATAGTGGGCGATCTTAAATCCGTGCTTGAAGAGCTCATACAAAGAGTTGAAGTAAATCCTGAAAACATCAAAGACTGGAAGGATATCCTCTCTCGCTACGACAAGCTAAACCCGCTTGCATACAGCGACAGCGATGAAGTTTTAAAGCCGCAGTGGGTCATAGAGGAGACTGCCAAGATAGCAGGCGATGATACGATCATATCAACTGACGTCGGACAGCACCAGATGTGGACGGCGCAGTTTTATCCGTTTTCGCGCCCAAGGCAGCTGATTACCAGCGGAGGACTTGGCACGATGGGTTACGGACTACCTGCGGCAATGGGCGCAAAGTGCGCAGATCCTAGTAAAACGGTTATAAATTTTACGGGTGATGGCTCGATACTAATGAACATCCAAGAGCTAATAACAGCCGCAGAAAACGGCATAGCGGTTATAAACATCATCCTAAACAATAACTTTTTAGGCATGGTGCGCCAGTGGCAGACGTTTTTTTACGAGAAACGCTACTCATCAACCGATCTTAGCGTGCAGCCTGATTTCGTAAAGATAGTAGAGGGCTTTGGCGGAGTAGGATTTGTCTGCAAAACCAAAGATGAGTTTAGAAATGCGCTAAAAGAAGCGATAAAGCTTGGCAAGGTAGCTATGCTTGATGTTAGGGTTGATCGCTTTGAAGATGTGCTTCCTATGGTGCCCGCGGGAGCTGCGATATACAATATGATACTAAAAAGCAAGGAATAA